The Sorangiineae bacterium MSr11367 genome window below encodes:
- a CDS encoding glutathione S-transferase N-terminal domain-containing protein yields MMKLFYAPHVCSLVPHIVLRELGRPFELARVDLRRKTLADGRNFEEITPKSYVPALVMDDGALFTEVSVIVHYLADLRPETRLAPPRGTMDRLRLDELVSFIATELHKAFLPFTLMPTPGREAKDWAARRLAHRVALLEERLGRGPYFGGEDFTIADAYAFWALRTFVRVTGQELPARLADYVACVGERPSVREALEAEVPS; encoded by the coding sequence CTTGGACGCCCGTTCGAGCTCGCCCGGGTCGATCTGCGCCGCAAGACGCTCGCGGACGGTCGCAACTTCGAAGAGATTACCCCCAAGAGTTACGTGCCCGCCTTGGTGATGGACGACGGCGCGCTTTTCACCGAAGTCTCGGTCATCGTGCACTACCTGGCGGATTTGCGGCCCGAGACACGGCTCGCTCCGCCCCGAGGAACCATGGATCGTCTGCGCTTGGACGAGCTGGTGAGCTTCATCGCGACGGAACTGCACAAGGCGTTTCTCCCATTTACGCTGATGCCGACTCCTGGTCGCGAAGCAAAAGATTGGGCAGCTCGGCGGCTCGCGCATCGGGTCGCGCTCCTCGAAGAGAGGCTCGGGCGCGGGCCCTACTTCGGAGGAGAAGACTTCACGATTGCCGACGCTTATGCGTTCTGGGCGTTGCGCACGTTCGTCCGAGTGACGGGGCAGGAATTGCCTGCTCGATTGGCTGACTACGTTGCATGCGTGGGGGAGCGGCCATCCGTCCGGGAAGCGCTCGAGGCGGAGGTGCCGTCGTGA